TCCCGGTGCGCGAGCAACTGGCGGCCAACCTCGACACGTACCTGGCCTATGTCGAGGCCCACGCGCACGGCTTCCGCGCCTTCCACCGGGCCGACGCGGCGGGGGACCAGGTCGTGCGCCGCATTTATCAGCGTGCCCTGGGGGCCCATGAGCAGCAGATCCTGGCAGTGCTGGCCGAGGACCCCGAGTTCGGCCCTGTCGCGCGGGAGCGCCCTGATGTCCAGCTCGCCGTGCGCGGTTGGCTGGCGTTCACGACGGCCGTCTGTCTGGAGTGGCTGCGGGGCTCGGACCTTTCGCGGGAGCAGGTACGCGACCTCTGTGCACGGGCCCTGCTGGGCGTGCTCGGGCCCTGAATTCTGACAACCGCCGCACAGGTTCGCGTGACCTGGTTGGCGTGCGCCCCGATCTTGGGTAAGTTAGGCAAGGCTTACCTAAGGAGGTTTTGGGATGGGTGACAGCCAACCCTGGACGGCCGCGCCTGCCGCGGCGGAGCGGGCCCGTTCGCTGCTCGCCACCGCGTGGTCCTGCGCGGTGACCGCGGACGGCGGCAGGGAGGAGTTCGTCGGCGCGCACTCCGTGGACGACGACGGACGGGTGCTCCTGAGCGTGCCCGAGGACAGCGCGCTGCTCGCGGCGGCGATCTGCGCGCCCCGCGGCGAGCCGTCCGCCGTCCTGGAGTTCGCCGACGTCGCGCCCGTCCCCGTACGCAGCCGGATCCGCGCCCGGCTCTGGCTCGCCGGCTGGTTCGCCCCCGAGGGCGACCTGCTCGCGTTCCACGCCACGCGCGTGGTGCTGCGGCAGCCCACCGGCGCCGTGGTCGTCGACCTCGACGAGTTCGCCGCCGCCGAACCGGACCCGCTGGCCACGGCGGAGTCCCGGCTGCTGACGCACCTCGCCGACTGCCACGCCGACGCCGTCGAGCGGCTCACCCGGCTCGTCGAGCCCGAGAGCCTGCACGGCGCGGTGAAGGTCCAGCCCCTCGCCGTCGACCGGCACGGACTGACGCTGCGCATCGAACGCACCCGCGCCCACGGCGACGTACGACTGGCCTTCCACCGGCCCGCCGACGACGTCGCGCAGCTCACTGAGCGCATGCACATCCTGATCTCGCAGGCCAGCGCCGCCTCCTGCCCCCGCGCCCTACAGCGGCAGCGCACAGACGGCGACGGGTGAGGCGAACGGGTCGCCCGCGAGCCGCAGTTCACCGCTTGCGGCGTCCACGTGGAACACGCTCACCGTGCTCGACCTCTGGTTCGCCGCGAACAGCAGGGTCCCGTCCGGCGCGAGGGCGATCTGCCGGGGGAAGTCACCGGACACCGGCACCGTGCCCAGCAGCCTGAGCCGGGCGCCGTCGGCCTCCACCGCGTAGCGGGCGAGGCTGTTGTGGCCCCGGTTGGCGAGATAGGCGTACGCGCCGTTCGGTGTCACCACGATCTGCGCCGGGTAGCTGGTGCCCTCGCCGGTGCCCGTGGACTGCGGCTCGCCGATCGTCAGGCGACCGGAGGCGCGGTCGTATCCGCACACCGAGACCGTGTCGTCCACCTCGTTGGCCAGGTAGGCGTACCGGCCGCCCGGGTGGAAGGTGAGGTGCCGGGGGCCCGCGCCGGCGCGCGTGTGGGCCTGGGAAACCTCGGTGAGGGTGCCCGCGCGGGTGTCGAGGCGGTAGGTGTAGACGGTGTCCGTGCCGAGGTCGACGGCGAGGACATGGCCGCCGTCGGGACTGGTGACGAACTGGTGGGCGTGCGGGCCCTCTTGACCCGGGCCCGGTGCCGGGCTGTTGTGCGTGACCAGGTCGGTGCGCTCGCCGAGTGCGCCGGAGGCGTCGATGGGGTGCACGGCCACACTGCCGGAAGCGTAGTTGGCGCTGAGCAGCCAGCGCCCGCTCGGATGCACCGACAGATGGCAGGGTGCGCCACCGCCGGTGCTCCGGCTGCCGAGAATGGCGCGGTCGGACAGCCGGACGGCGGTCACGGCACCGTCCTCGCGCTCGTTGACGGCGTACAGCGTGCGGCCGTTCGGATGGAGTGCCAGATACGACGGGTCGCCGACGTCCTCGATGGTTTCCTCGCCGGTGATCCGGCCGCTGGCGGTGTCATACGTCGCCAGGCCGATGCCCTTGCCGCCGCCGTCGACGGAGGTGTAGGTGCCGAGGTACAGGGGGCGGGGGCCGGAGGGCTTGGCGGCCTCGCGGGGTGCGCTCGCGGTCGTCTCGGGAGGTGTCGTGTCCGCGGCGGGCGCCGGGGCCTTGTCACACGCCGGGAGGGTCACCGCGGCGCCCGTTCCCGCGAGCGCGCCGACGAATCCGCGCCTGCTCAAGCCACCACTGCTCATGTCCACACCTCAGGTCGTCGGTCGCCCCGACAGCCACACTGGCGTGGATCACCCTGCGCATGCAAGAACGGCACCATGCGTTGCAGGGACCGCAACGGTCACCAGTCGCCGTCCTCCACCGGCTTGCCCGGCGCGTCCTTGAGAGGCTTCACCTGGCCCGGCGACGGCTCCTGCCAGGGTTCGTGGTCGTCACCGATCCAGTCGCCGACCGGCTTCACCCCTTCCAGGGTGTCGGTGGGAGCGAGGTCCTCCGCGTCCTGGTCGAAGTAGTCGAACCACGGCAGCCCCGCGCTCGTGTAGGCCGCCCGGTCCACGGGGGACGGCGGCGGGGCCTCGCCGGTGATACGGCGCCACTCCGGGGGCGTCACCAGATGGACGTAGACCCGCCCGGCGGGCTCCTCGGACCAGTCCGTCGCCGGCCGGTCGTCCTGGTAGACCTCCTGGCGCATGGAGCCTCCGACGCCCAGCCCCATCGCCGCGGCGGGTCGCGGCCGGCCGGCCGGAGCGGCGCCGGGTGCCGCGGGTGCCGACATCGGCAGCGCGGCGCCGAAGCCCCCGGCCGCCTTCAGGGACCGCACCTCGCGCTCGGCCCTCAGGCGCTGCTCCTCGCGCCACACGGCCAGCGCCCCCTCGTTCAGCGGGAACGACTGCAGCTGTACGCCGCCCCAGACCTCCTCGCCGGTGACCTGGCCCTCGACGGTCGCCCCCATCCCCAGCGGCACGGCCACGAACTGGCGGACCGTGCCCTTCCCGGAGTTGACGCCGTCCAGCCAGGGCTGGCGGGGGAGCACCACGTAGTTCTGGGGCCTCCGGGAGAGCCGGTCGCTCCACGGGCGGCCCGAGACGGCGCACACCTTTCCGACGCCGACCTGCAGGGCGGCCGGTTCGGTGGTGCCCGCGAAGCTCAGCCACATCGCCTCACGCAGATACACCGGCAGCATCACGCCGCCGCGCGAGCGCCACTGCTCGGGCACGGTGTCCGGATAGTCCGCCACACGCCGGACCGGGAACTCGCCGAGCCCCGGCGGCAACGCGTGCGTGCCCGTCTCGGGCAGCCGCAGCGTGCGGATGAACCGCACCGCCACCCCGCGCGGCGGCCGCAGCGTGTTCCCGTCGATCCGCACGGTCGTGTCGCCCATAAGCCCGCTCCTAGGTCCGGTCGTCAAATTACCGCCTGCCCCGCGACGCCTGGCACGCACTCCCCCACTGCCTCAAGGGCGTGGGGGGACCCCCAGCCGCGTTGCCGAACCGCATCCGCCCGGAGGGCGGGCCCCGCGGCGTCCCCTACCGAAAACGCTCGCCCATGCCGGTACGGTTCCGCCACAGCTGCTCCTGGACGCCCAGACGTTCACGCAGCCGGGTCAGACGCGGCATCCGCGCACGCTGCTCCTGGGACACGCGGTCCAGTTCCTCCAGCAGACGACGTGTGCGGTGCTCGGTGTCGAGTTCGTCGAGGATGCGGTTCACCTCGGTCAGAACGGCGCCGAACAGCTGCCAGTGCCGGGTCTCTCGCTCGGCCTCCTCGCGCAGCAGCTGGGCGAGCTTGTCGCGGGTGGCCGCCGCGGTGTGCAGCTCGGCGGCGAGCCGGGCCTCCGCCGACTCGGCGTTGGCGCTGACGCTGGTGGTGACCAGGACGGCGAAGCTGACCACGGCGTCGGCGATCTCGGCCAGCAGCTGTTCCACGGCGGCGCCCGTCGGCGGCGCGAACAGCGGCTCGGGGTCGCGTTCCTTGGCCAGGTCGGTGAAGCTGCGGGCGAGGACGCGCAGGACGACGGTGCAGATCTCCAGCGTGTCCAGGCCGGTGCGCAGCACGACCCGGTGCAACAGGCCCTCACGCACACGCGGATTGAGCCGCAGACTGTCCTCGGCCTGCCGCAGCGCCGCGTCCACTTCGACGATGTCGTGATCGAGCCGGCGCGCCTCGTGCAGCCGCGCGGTGGCCTGCTCGACCGGGGTACGACCGGCCGCCTCCTCACCCATGCTCAGCATCAGCTGCCGCAGCCGGCGGGCCAGCCCCTCGATGGACTCACCCGCCTGGCCGACCCACACCGGCGGCGCCAGCAGCAGATTGAAGCCGAGTCCGACGACCGCGCCGATGAGCGTCTCCACCACCCGCGCCCATGCCGTGTCCCCGACGGTGGTCACGCCGAGGACCAGCATCGCGCTGATCGCGACCTCGGGGACGTACTCGTCGACCCGCACCAGGTGCCCCACGGCCAGCGCGGCGAGGATCAGCAGGGCGAGGCTCCACCAGGTCAGCCCCACCAGCAGGCTGAAGGCGATGGCCACGAGGACACCGGCCACCACGGAGTTCACCCGGCGGATGCCGTTGGTGAGCGTGGCGTAGAGGGTGACCTGGACGACCAGCAGCGCGGTCAGGGGCGCGGTGAGCGGCAGCTGCTCGGGGCTCAGGCGCAGCGCGATGACGTAGGCGATCGTCGCGGCGGCGGCCGACCGCAGCGTCTGGACGACGACGGGGTCCCGGCGCCGCTTCTTCACCAGGCGCTCGAGGGACTCCGTCCGCTCACGCACATCTCGCATCGCTTGGGATCTTCCCTTCCTCAGGCGCATCGAACGTACTGAGGAAAACCCCCGCTGTCGCGCTCCGGATGTCCGCGCCCGAGGACGGTGGACCGCCGGATGGTGCCGGCCGGGCCGGGCGCGAAAGCATTGGATCATGACATGGCATCGGACCGGAACAGTCCTGACCCTGCTCATCACTCTCGGTACGGCGACGGCCGCCGTCCCGGCCACGGCCGCACCGACCAGCACCGTCGTCCAGGCCCTCGACCACGCCGCCCACCCTCCCCCACTCTCGGCTGCGCTCGAGCGGGGGGACCCCCATCGCACCGTCGAACCCGGCGGCAGCACCGGCGATCTGCGCCCCCTCGACCGCATGATCGGCGACGCGCAGGTGGTCGGCGTGGGGGAAGCCACCCATGGCTCGCACGACTTCTTCGCCCTCAAGGACCGCGTCCTCCGCCACCTCGTCGAGGAGAAGGGCTTCCGCACCTTCGCCCTGGAGGCCCCCTGGAGCACCGGCCTGCGTCTCGACGCCTACGTGCTGCACGGCAAGGGCGAACCGCGGCGCATCATGCGCGAGGAGTTCCAGCGCGACTACCTGTGGTGGAACAACACCGACCATCTGCGGCTCGTCGAGTGGATGCGGGCGTACAACGTCCGGCATCCCGGCGATCCCGTCCGCTTCATCGGCGACGACATCGCGTGGACCGGACCCGAGCTGTACGACGCGGTGACGGACCATGTGGCCGCCACCCGTCCGGAGCTCAGCCCCCGCTTCGCCGAGCTCTACCGCGGGCTACGGCCCACCGCGGCGACCAAGGCCTATATCGAGCAGTACATGAGCAAGCCGTACGCGGAACGCCGGGAGATGGCCGAGCGCACCGGCGAGGCGCTGGACCTGCTGCGCGGCCAGGGCCCCGGTGAGGGCCGGGCGGCGTACGACCGGGCCGTCCAGAACGCGACGGTGATCGACCAGACCGCCCGGCAGTACGCCTTCGACTTCGAGGACCCCGCCCAGATCGCCGAGGCCATGCGCTACCGGGACGGGGCGATGGCCGCCAACGTCGTGTGGTGGCAGCGGCACACCGGTACGAAGGTGCTGTTGTCGGCGCATGACGAGCACGTCGGCTATGTGGCGGTCGATCCCGCGTCCAGCCCGAAGATGCAGGGCGCGTTTCTGCGGGAGAGCCTCGGCGCCGGGTATGTGAGCGTCGGCGTGACCTTCGACCGGGGCTCGTTCAACGCCACCGGCCTGGACGAAGAGGCCGTCCGCCGCTGGACGCTGGGGCCGGCGGGCCCCGGCAGCAACGAACGGACCCTTGACCGGGTGCGGCACCGCGACTACGTCGTGGACCTGCGGTCGGTCGGATCGCCGGCCCGCGCGTGGCTGGCGAAGGCCCGGCCGACGCGCACCATCGGCACCGCGTATCCGGACGGCCCGCACGACATCGCGCTGAGCCGCTCGCACGACGTCCTGATCCACCTCCATGAGGTGGAGGCTTCGACGCTGCGGGACGCCTAGACGTGCAGCTTGTCGAGGAACGCGGACAGATTGCCCCTGGTGCGGGCGATCTGTTCGTCCACGGTCAGACTCTCCTCGATACGGATCCCGGACTGCGGGATCTTCTTGCCGCGTACGTAGAGGGAACAGGCGAGGTCGGTGCACATGTACACGCCGACCGAGTTGCCCTCGCGGCCCGCCGTGCCCGCTTTGCGGGCCGTCATCAGGGAGACGCCACCTCCCGGGTGGGTCGTCAGACACAGCGAGCACATGCTGCGGTGCAGGAAGCCGCGCCGCGAGGACGGGAACCGCAGCGTCACACCGACGAGCCGCTCCGCCCGCTCGGTGAGCAGATAGCTGCGATCGGGTGCTCCGGGATCACGCCAGCCGAGGAAGTCGAGGTCGCCCCACGGGCGTTCGTCGAGATCCCGGGGTATGGCCAGCCGCTTGGCCTCGCCCTTCGAGC
This genomic window from Streptomyces sp. DG2A-72 contains:
- a CDS encoding lactonase family protein → MSSGGLSRRGFVGALAGTGAAVTLPACDKAPAPAADTTPPETTASAPREAAKPSGPRPLYLGTYTSVDGGGKGIGLATYDTASGRITGEETIEDVGDPSYLALHPNGRTLYAVNEREDGAVTAVRLSDRAILGSRSTGGGAPCHLSVHPSGRWLLSANYASGSVAVHPIDASGALGERTDLVTHNSPAPGPGQEGPHAHQFVTSPDGGHVLAVDLGTDTVYTYRLDTRAGTLTEVSQAHTRAGAGPRHLTFHPGGRYAYLANEVDDTVSVCGYDRASGRLTIGEPQSTGTGEGTSYPAQIVVTPNGAYAYLANRGHNSLARYAVEADGARLRLLGTVPVSGDFPRQIALAPDGTLLFAANQRSSTVSVFHVDAASGELRLAGDPFASPVAVCALPL
- a CDS encoding FBP domain-containing protein, with protein sequence MRSLTEQDIRNSFINCSKGEAKRLAIPRDLDERPWGDLDFLGWRDPGAPDRSYLLTERAERLVGVTLRFPSSRRGFLHRSMCSLCLTTHPGGGVSLMTARKAGTAGREGNSVGVYMCTDLACSLYVRGKKIPQSGIRIEESLTVDEQIARTRGNLSAFLDKLHV
- a CDS encoding TetR/AcrR family transcriptional regulator — its product is MTANQGGPIRRRLSTEERREQLLGVGARLFSESPYDDVWIEQVAEIAGVSRGLLYHYFPTKRDFFAAVVARESERMLRMTAAAPGVPVREQLAANLDTYLAYVEAHAHGFRAFHRADAAGDQVVRRIYQRALGAHEQQILAVLAEDPEFGPVARERPDVQLAVRGWLAFTTAVCLEWLRGSDLSREQVRDLCARALLGVLGP
- a CDS encoding DUF2470 domain-containing protein, with the protein product MGDSQPWTAAPAAAERARSLLATAWSCAVTADGGREEFVGAHSVDDDGRVLLSVPEDSALLAAAICAPRGEPSAVLEFADVAPVPVRSRIRARLWLAGWFAPEGDLLAFHATRVVLRQPTGAVVVDLDEFAAAEPDPLATAESRLLTHLADCHADAVERLTRLVEPESLHGAVKVQPLAVDRHGLTLRIERTRAHGDVRLAFHRPADDVAQLTERMHILISQASAASCPRALQRQRTDGDG
- a CDS encoding FUSC family protein translates to MRDVRERTESLERLVKKRRRDPVVVQTLRSAAAATIAYVIALRLSPEQLPLTAPLTALLVVQVTLYATLTNGIRRVNSVVAGVLVAIAFSLLVGLTWWSLALLILAALAVGHLVRVDEYVPEVAISAMLVLGVTTVGDTAWARVVETLIGAVVGLGFNLLLAPPVWVGQAGESIEGLARRLRQLMLSMGEEAAGRTPVEQATARLHEARRLDHDIVEVDAALRQAEDSLRLNPRVREGLLHRVVLRTGLDTLEICTVVLRVLARSFTDLAKERDPEPLFAPPTGAAVEQLLAEIADAVVSFAVLVTTSVSANAESAEARLAAELHTAAATRDKLAQLLREEAERETRHWQLFGAVLTEVNRILDELDTEHRTRRLLEELDRVSQEQRARMPRLTRLRERLGVQEQLWRNRTGMGERFR
- a CDS encoding erythromycin esterase family protein yields the protein MTWHRTGTVLTLLITLGTATAAVPATAAPTSTVVQALDHAAHPPPLSAALERGDPHRTVEPGGSTGDLRPLDRMIGDAQVVGVGEATHGSHDFFALKDRVLRHLVEEKGFRTFALEAPWSTGLRLDAYVLHGKGEPRRIMREEFQRDYLWWNNTDHLRLVEWMRAYNVRHPGDPVRFIGDDIAWTGPELYDAVTDHVAATRPELSPRFAELYRGLRPTAATKAYIEQYMSKPYAERREMAERTGEALDLLRGQGPGEGRAAYDRAVQNATVIDQTARQYAFDFEDPAQIAEAMRYRDGAMAANVVWWQRHTGTKVLLSAHDEHVGYVAVDPASSPKMQGAFLRESLGAGYVSVGVTFDRGSFNATGLDEEAVRRWTLGPAGPGSNERTLDRVRHRDYVVDLRSVGSPARAWLAKARPTRTIGTAYPDGPHDIALSRSHDVLIHLHEVEASTLRDA